The following proteins come from a genomic window of Lolium rigidum isolate FL_2022 chromosome 5, APGP_CSIRO_Lrig_0.1, whole genome shotgun sequence:
- the LOC124653753 gene encoding alpha-L-fucosidase 1-like yields MRGASLLRLAAAVLAAGMMMAASATHVPPPLPVLPIPNAAQLAWQRREVIMFFHFGMNTFTDSEVGTGTEHPSLFAPSALNVTQWMDAAVAAGASLAILVAKHHDGFCLWPSAYTAHSVRASPWHGGASDLVREFTDAARARGIDAGLYLSPWDRHDERYGREVEYNEYYLAQLHELLTGYGRVSEIWFDGAQGKNVTKMTYHFQEWFQTVRQLQGAINIFSDAGPDVRWVGDEQGFAGTTCWSTVNRSSITIGDAGIEEYLNAGDPRGTDWVPPECDVSIRPGWFWHRNETAKPLSQLLKIYYNSVGRNCVLLLNAPPNTTGLVEDADIARLREFRAALTRIFGTDLAKGSTARASSERGVGFEARKVLDGSDDTYWAPTAEDGRKNGYWIELRRPAASAARPFNVVRIQEHVALGQRVERHQVFVDGVAVASGTTVGHKRLHRLARPVAGRTVKVWLAARRGVPLVSAVGLHLDPYATDVM; encoded by the exons ATGAGAGGCGCATCGCTGCTGCGACTGGCGGCCGCCGTGCTCGCCGCCGGCATGATGATGGCGGCATCGGCGACGCacgtgccgccgccgctgccggtgcTGCCGATCCCGAACGCGGCGCAGCTGGCGTGGCAGCGGCGGGAGGTGATCATGTTCTTCCACTTCGGGATGAACACCTTCACGGACTCGGAGGTGGGCACGGGCACCGAGCACCCATCCCTCTTCGCGCCCTCGGCGCTCAACGTCACCCAGTGGATggacgcggcggtggcggcgggcgccTCGCTCGCCATCCTCGTCGCCAAGCACCACGACGGGTTCTGCCTCTGGCCGTCCGCCTACACGGCCCACTCCGTGCGCGCCAGCCCCTGGCACGGCGGCGCCAGCGACCTCGTGCGCGAGTTCACCGACGCGGCGCGCGCCAGGGGAATCGACGCCGGCCTCTACCTCTCGCCGTGGGACCGCCACGACGAGCGCTACGGCCGCGAGGTCGAGTACAACGAGTACTACCTCGCCCAGCTCCACGAGCTCCTCACCGG GTACGGGAGGGTGTCCGAGATCTGGTTCGACGGCGCGCAGGGGAAGAACGTGACCAAGATGACGTACCACTTCCAGGAGTGGTTCCAGACGGTGAGGCAGCTGCAGGGCGCCATCAacatcttctccgacgccggcccCGACGTGCGCTGGGTCGGCGACGAGCAGGGCTTCGCCGGGACCACCTGCTGGTCCACCGTCAACCGCTCCTCCATAACGATCGGCGACGCCGGCATTGAGGA GTATCTCAACGCCGGCGATCCGCGAGGCACGGACTGGGTGCCGCCGGAGTGCGACGTGTCGATCCGGCCGGGGTGGTTCTGGCACCGGAACGAGACGGCCAAGCCGCTGAGCCAGCTGCTCAAGATATACTACAACTCGGTGGGCCGGAACTGCGTGCTGCTGCTCAACGCGCCGCCCAACACCACGGGCCTGGTGGAGGACGCCGACATCGCCAGGCTCCGCGAGTTCCGCGCCGCCCTCACGCGCATCTTCGGCACGGACCTTGCCAAGGGCAGCACCGCGAGGGCCAGCAGCGAGCGGGGCGTCGGCTTCGAAGCGCGCAAGGTGCTGGACGGGTCCGACGACACGTACTGGGCGCCGACGGCGGAGGACGGGCGAAAGAACGGGTACTGGATCGagctgcggcggccggcggcgtcggcggcgcggcCGTTCAACGTGGTGAGGATCCAGGAGCACGTGGCGCTGGGGCAGCGCGTGGAGCGGCACCAGGTGTTCGTGGACGGCGTGGCCGTGGCGAGCGGCACCACGGTGGGGCACAAGCGGCTGCACCGGCTGGCCCGCCCCGTCGCCGGCCGGACGGTGAAGGTGTGGCTCGCGGCGCGGCGTGGGGTGCCGCTGGTGTCGGCGGTGGGGCTCCACCTCGACCCCTACGCAACCGACGTGATGTGA